One window from the genome of Merismopedia glauca CCAP 1448/3 encodes:
- a CDS encoding roadblock/LC7 domain-containing protein: MANLGSLQGILQNFVVTNPGVEGAAIVTPDGLPLASVLPNKMDEERTAAMSAAMLSLGERIGKELTRGTIDRIFVQGDTGYAVLTSCGEEAMLLTLASTEVKQGVLFLEIKQLSAKVTSAMKSSPSFA, encoded by the coding sequence CAAATCTTGGTTCCTTACAAGGTATTTTACAAAACTTCGTTGTAACCAATCCTGGAGTAGAAGGTGCAGCAATCGTCACCCCAGATGGTTTACCTCTAGCTTCTGTGTTACCCAACAAAATGGATGAAGAAAGAACCGCAGCTATGTCTGCGGCGATGCTGTCTTTAGGCGAACGGATTGGGAAAGAATTGACTCGCGGTACAATCGATCGCATTTTTGTACAAGGCGATACTGGTTATGCAGTCTTAACTAGCTGCGGTGAAGAAGCCATGCTACTAACTCTTGCCAGCACTGAAGTTAAGCAAGGGGTATTGTTCTTAGAAATTAAACAGTTAAGCGCCAAAGTTACTTCAGCCATGAAGTCTAGCCCTAGTTTTGCCTAA